The window ATCGTTGCATACACGAGAATCATCAGCTTACCTAATGGCAATAAAGACTCGAGACCGAATTTAGAAACCGTTACTCCTATTAACGCAAAAACCCCAAAAGGAGCAAATTTCATAATAAGGTTTGTAACCCAGAACATAGCATCTGCTGTTCCTTGGAAGAAAGCTAAGACCGGCTTACCTTTCTCACCAATGGCTGCAATTCCTAATCCGAATAATACTGAGAAGAAAATAATTGGAAGCATTTCTCCTGCTGCCATCGCTTGAATAATATTATCTGGGACTATCCCCACAATAATGTCTAATATTCCGTGATCCTCTTTCTGTACTTGCTCAGTTGTTTGAACATATTGATCAATATCACCTTTAGCAAGGTTTGACATGTCTATACCTTCACCAGGTTGGAAAAGATTCGCTGCAAGTAATCCAACTACAATCGCAAAAGTTGTCACTACTTCAAAGTAAATAAGTGTTTTCCCACCTAATTTTCCTAATTGCTTGATATCACCCGTTCCAGCAACACCTAGGATTAAAGTCGAAACAATGATAGGAACAACAATCATTTTAATCATATTGATAAACATGGTTCCTATAGGCTGTAAGTATTTTTCAACAGAAGGGTTTCCAAAGAAAACAGCTCCCACAATAATACCTAGTACTAACCCTACTAAAATTTGATATGCTAATGTAAATTTAAATTTTCTTTTCATATTAAAGTCACCACTCCCAAACTTGTAACCGCTTTCTGGAAAACAGATTAGCTTAAATAGTAGTATATGGGCGACTTATGAAATCATACAGAATCCTACATTTATCTTTATGAATTAAATTTATCCTTAGACTATTTATAATTTTCAAGTACTTCTAAATAAAGTACTTGAAGAAATTTTTTTATATTTACCTTAATTTTTGAAGGGTTTACCCTATTTTCTCCTATTTCAATTGTTAGTTTTCGAATCTCTTGAAAATCGAAGTATCGTGGCGCATAATGCTCGAATTCCGGGTTTGTATAATCAATGGCACCAATTGTAGCCATATGTTGCATGGCTAATAATATCGTTCTTCGCAGTCGCTGTTCGATTGCCTTCATTTCTTTTTTTATATCTCCCGCATCCTGTTTCATCGCAAGCGATTCATATATATCTTTTAAGGGGGGAAATTTGCTTAAAGGATTACTATGATGAATAAGTATTTCCACTATCGAGATCAGATCATTGCATCCTACCTCACCCACTATCCCCATGTCGCTTAGCTTCGAGCTAACAATCTCTCTAACACTTTGCTTTTTTTGCACTGGCTTTAAAGAACCAATATTTGATAAGGAATCTTTTATCGCCAAGAGAGAATCCTTCAAACGAAATTGTTGTGCTGTTTTCGTTAAAATACTCTGAACCTCAACACGATTAATTGGCTTATGTATAAAAAACTCTATTCCTTTTATATATGCTTCTCCCACCATCTCTTTATTGACAACTTGCGAAATCATTATAAATTGTCCTTCAAATCCCTTACTTTTCAATTGATCAATCGTTTCAAGTCCATCTAATTCTGGCATTAGAAAATCAATGAGAACAACATCTGGTTCTGTTGTGAGAATCGGCGATATACTTTCCACCCCATTTTCCGCTTCACCAACAACTAGTCCCAACTCTCCCTCTGTTATGATTTTTTTAAGCATCAATCGGCTTGCTGAATCATCGTCTACAATATAATATCGCAATGTTCCTCCCTCACCTTCTCAAGTTTTTTGTTGGAATGTTAACTTTGAAAATAACACCCTTTTCGGGTGATATAATGTGTATATGACCTTCCAATGTAAGAATAATTTCTTTTGTGTGAGACAGCCCAATACCTGTTGCAGCTACTCCCTGATCATTGAACTTAGTTGTATATCCTGGTTCAAAAACAATTGCTTGATCTTCATTTGAGATACCTTTGCCAGTATCTTCAATAACAAACCACGTATTGTGAGACTCCTCATACATATCTATATAAATATCTCCGACATAGAAAATTGCTTCTACTGCATTCGCAACCAGATTATTCAATATTGCTAATAACGGAATTTGCTGCTCCGTTTCAAAATCAATTGCAATAGTAGAGTGAATAACAATTCGTTTTTTCAACAATTCACTATATTTTTCATTGGCATGAATAACAAGTTGGAGTATCTCTGAAAGAAAATAACGCTTCTCCCTTTTAACTTTTGTAATTTTCTCCAATCCTGCTAAAATACGTTGCGAATCCTTTTTCACCTCATGTATTTCCTGCGCAACATGCAATGCTTGAACACTTAAAGAATGACATTCTTGTTTTTTTAGCTGACGATATAAATCGTAGCTAGATGCTGTAATTTGTTCAATATGATTCATCGATTTTTGTAAATAGAGTGTTTCTGCATATAGATTAGAGCCAACCTCAAGCATTTCCTGCATACGCTTGTTTTGTTCCATTATTGTAATTGAACTATATAAACCTACTACAAAATAACTTCGAAAAATGGCTACTAATGCTAATAATACCCATTCTCGAACCTCAAAATGCTCATTGCTTAATAACAAATAACGAACAATATGTTCCGCACTATTAGCCGTAAACTCAATTACTGTAGCGACTGCTCCAAGTAAAAGAGGGGTCGTTTTGAAACGTTCTAAATTTATAACACTTATACCAACTGCAAATAACAAATAAAATAAAAATGCGGGGAAGTGATTCTCAAAGATTAACCAAAAAGCATCATCCGTGAATAACATATCTTCCCCGATTCGTATGACTACAATTGCAACTCCCGTTAAAAGACCGGTGAGGACAAACGAAGCTGGTTGAAATATTAACAAAAGAAAGAAAAAAGCAGCACTTCCTAATCCAAAACGGAAGTCCTCCCCATTGAAAGGAATAACTTTAAATTCACTAGCAAGTACAGTAAATAATATTGTTATTGCCAAGGCAATCCATTTATTAGAGACTAGTTGATGTCGTTTAATAACCATAAAACTCTCCTGTATGGATGTATTTAATAGTATGAGTATAACATTTCCAGGTCAATTTTAGACGAAGACCATATTGGTAGCATTGTATTTTCTATACATTTAAAACGTACTATTATATAGTGACATTAGGTGATCATATGAATATAAAAATATATGTAAACAATGAAAAGATAATCGCAGGAATAACAATGAAGGATAAAGAGGAACTAGAACAGGGAAATATGGCTCTACATGCATGTATAAATCCAGAGCACGTCTTAGAAAACCGTAAAAAACTAGCAACTTTTCTATCTTGCGGGATCGATAATTTCGTTTGTGCCAATCAAACTCATAGCGTTCATTTTCATCGAGTAACACTTGAAGATAAAGGACTTGGTGCCATATCGAAAGATACAGCAATAGCCGATACGGATGCCTTGTATACATTTGAACCAAATATTGTTCTATCTAGCTTTACTGCGGATTGTGTTCCAGTTATTTTTTACAATAAAGTGAATGGTCTTATTGGTGTCATTCATTCGGGTTGGCAAGGGACGATTAAGGAAGTTACCCCCAAGCTATTTAAGCACTTCAAAGAGGTGGAAAATTGTAATCCAAGTGACTTCCATGTTCAAATAGGCGCTGCACTGAGCCAAGAGAAATTCGAGGTCGATGCGGATGTCTATGTAAAATTTAACGACTTGGGCTATGCCAATGACTTTATGTATTATAAGGAATCTACCAACAAATATCATATTGACAATCAGTTGACTGTAAAAAAACAATGTGAGCTCGCTGGTATCCCTTCTGACCAAATTACAATCGATCCCACCTGCACATTTTTGAGTCCAGATGGATTCTCCTATCGTGAAGACAAACAAGCAGGAAGACATTTAAGCTTTATTATGAGAAAAGATTAGACATCAGAAAAATGGGCAAAAAAAGACTCCTGATCCTTTTAGGTCAAAGCTTGTTTCTATCGTTTTCGAAGTGCTTTGGACAGTCGTTTTGCTATATGATTACCGAGTGAGTTTTTAGTGAGTATTGGTTATGACAGTCATCACAACCAATACTCACTTTTCTCGGAAATCTTATGGCGGTTGTCTGTCCGTCTCCCCTCCTACAACTATTATTGTTTGTAGCGCAAGAGGGCGACTCCAGTGGGAACAGCGCTAGGCTGAGGCACGCCCACAGAAAGCGTCCACCTGTTTCTGCATCGCTACGCTAGCTTCGAAACATGAAAGTTCGTTGTAACGGTAATCATCAGGTTTATTCCTTCTTAAAAGTTCCATGAACCCAAAGTTCACGCTACATTTTATATACTTTCTTTTCAAAAAGCACATTTATGTGGATGAGCTTTTACTTTCATTCAACTTTAAAACCTCGTATTTTTAACCTTCTGTTCATGCTGAAGTAACCATTCTTTTCTCCAGAGGCCTCCTGCATAGCCTGTTAGCTTTCCATTTGTACCAATGATTCGATGACAGGGTATTACGATAGTTAACTTATTTCTACCATTGGCACTTCCTACCGCGCGTATTGCTTTTTCATTGC is drawn from Psychrobacillus sp. INOP01 and contains these coding sequences:
- a CDS encoding response regulator, translated to MRYYIVDDDSASRLMLKKIITEGELGLVVGEAENGVESISPILTTEPDVVLIDFLMPELDGLETIDQLKSKGFEGQFIMISQVVNKEMVGEAYIKGIEFFIHKPINRVEVQSILTKTAQQFRLKDSLLAIKDSLSNIGSLKPVQKKQSVREIVSSKLSDMGIVGEVGCNDLISIVEILIHHSNPLSKFPPLKDIYESLAMKQDAGDIKKEMKAIEQRLRRTILLAMQHMATIGAIDYTNPEFEHYAPRYFDFQEIRKLTIEIGENRVNPSKIKVNIKKFLQVLYLEVLENYK
- a CDS encoding ATP-binding protein, producing MVIKRHQLVSNKWIALAITILFTVLASEFKVIPFNGEDFRFGLGSAAFFFLLLIFQPASFVLTGLLTGVAIVVIRIGEDMLFTDDAFWLIFENHFPAFLFYLLFAVGISVINLERFKTTPLLLGAVATVIEFTANSAEHIVRYLLLSNEHFEVREWVLLALVAIFRSYFVVGLYSSITIMEQNKRMQEMLEVGSNLYAETLYLQKSMNHIEQITASSYDLYRQLKKQECHSLSVQALHVAQEIHEVKKDSQRILAGLEKITKVKREKRYFLSEILQLVIHANEKYSELLKKRIVIHSTIAIDFETEQQIPLLAILNNLVANAVEAIFYVGDIYIDMYEESHNTWFVIEDTGKGISNEDQAIVFEPGYTTKFNDQGVAATGIGLSHTKEIILTLEGHIHIISPEKGVIFKVNIPTKNLRR
- the gltP gene encoding glutamate/aspartate:proton symporter GltP yields the protein MKRKFKFTLAYQILVGLVLGIIVGAVFFGNPSVEKYLQPIGTMFINMIKMIVVPIIVSTLILGVAGTGDIKQLGKLGGKTLIYFEVVTTFAIVVGLLAANLFQPGEGIDMSNLAKGDIDQYVQTTEQVQKEDHGILDIIVGIVPDNIIQAMAAGEMLPIIFFSVLFGLGIAAIGEKGKPVLAFFQGTADAMFWVTNLIMKFAPFGVFALIGVTVSKFGLESLLPLGKLMILVYATMIFFIIVVLGGIAKFVGINIFHLLKVLKDELLLAYSTSSSETVLPKVMEKMEKFGAPKDIVSFVVPTGYSFNLDGSTLYQAIAAIFIAQMYGIDLSISQQVTLVLVLMVTSKGIAGVPGVSFVVLLATLGTVGIPLEGLAFIAGIDRLLDMARTVVNVVGNALATIVMAKWEGRFDEQKEKEYYLSLEKTV
- the pgeF gene encoding peptidoglycan editing factor PgeF; translated protein: MNIKIYVNNEKIIAGITMKDKEELEQGNMALHACINPEHVLENRKKLATFLSCGIDNFVCANQTHSVHFHRVTLEDKGLGAISKDTAIADTDALYTFEPNIVLSSFTADCVPVIFYNKVNGLIGVIHSGWQGTIKEVTPKLFKHFKEVENCNPSDFHVQIGAALSQEKFEVDADVYVKFNDLGYANDFMYYKESTNKYHIDNQLTVKKQCELAGIPSDQITIDPTCTFLSPDGFSYREDKQAGRHLSFIMRKD